In Nocardioides sp. zg-1228, a single window of DNA contains:
- the mgtA gene encoding magnesium-translocating P-type ATPase gives MGEGDRPAAAVPEAWWALPDDDLLTSLGSTDAGLAADEAARRLESAGPNRLAPPHRVSWPLALAMQFTEPITLILVVASLISLVLHDVTDAVIILTIVGLSGVLGFWQEHRASLTVARLLALVQVHADVLRGGAEVEVALEQVVPGDVVVLHAGDVVPADCRLLSADALQVDESALTGETFPRHKRPGATSADASPADRHAVLLLGSHVVSGRGLAVVVATGARTELGRLSERLEQQPPATGFQRGIRQFGLLLARVTAGLALVILLLNLVLERPFVDSLLFSLSLAVGLTPQMLPAIIAVSLSAGARRMARDRVVVRRLDTIEDFGAMDVLCTDKTGTLTVGTTRLHAAVDADGAPSDLVLALASLNAGLQTGFVNPVDAAIVERRRPDPDHRAVAELPYDFERKRLGVLVDGPTGRQLVCKGAYASVADACAGVDRAALDARFAALSSQGYRVLGLARRPMPGAEDLRADDEREMEFVGFLAFADPAKPGAADALSELREAGISVRMITGDNHLAAAHIASQVGMDTATVLTGDDIDALDDAQLVGRVRDVEVFAEVDPLHKERIIKALRDSGSVVGYLGDGINDAAALHLADVGISVDTAVDVAKSAASIVLLDKDLAVLGHGVRLGRQTFANTLKYVFTTVSANFGNVASMVIASAFLPFLPLLPRQILLLNFLSDIPSTTLAVDRVDPEQLARPQHWDLRFVRDFMVVFGLLSTLFDLLTFAVLLQVFDAGSTLFRSAWFVGSTLTELAVLMVLRTRRAAFRSRPGRALLLSSLAVGLLTVALPFVPGVSEVLGLESLPMAVVGALLLITLGYVVAAEQLKRHFYRAANRPRPVTPRGRHQRLLHVVREHGGTRAGGR, from the coding sequence ATGGGGGAGGGCGACCGACCCGCGGCCGCGGTGCCGGAGGCGTGGTGGGCGCTGCCCGACGACGACCTCCTCACCTCCCTCGGCAGCACCGACGCCGGCCTGGCCGCCGACGAGGCCGCGCGTCGGCTCGAGTCGGCCGGTCCCAACCGGCTCGCGCCCCCGCACCGGGTCTCCTGGCCCCTCGCCCTGGCCATGCAGTTCACCGAGCCGATCACCCTGATCCTGGTCGTCGCCAGCCTGATCTCCCTCGTGCTGCACGACGTCACCGACGCGGTGATCATCCTGACCATCGTCGGCCTCAGCGGCGTCCTCGGCTTCTGGCAGGAGCACCGGGCCTCGCTCACCGTCGCCCGGCTGCTCGCGCTGGTGCAGGTCCACGCCGACGTGCTCCGCGGTGGCGCCGAGGTCGAGGTGGCCCTCGAGCAGGTGGTGCCCGGCGACGTGGTGGTGCTGCACGCCGGCGACGTGGTGCCGGCCGACTGCCGGCTGCTGAGCGCCGACGCCCTCCAGGTCGACGAGTCCGCGCTGACCGGGGAGACCTTCCCCCGGCACAAGCGCCCCGGGGCGACGTCCGCCGACGCCTCGCCGGCCGACCGGCACGCAGTCCTGCTGCTCGGCTCCCACGTGGTCAGCGGCCGCGGCCTCGCGGTGGTGGTGGCGACCGGCGCCCGGACCGAGCTGGGCCGGTTGTCCGAGCGCCTGGAGCAGCAGCCCCCCGCGACCGGGTTCCAGCGAGGGATCCGTCAGTTCGGGCTGCTGCTCGCCCGGGTCACCGCCGGGCTGGCGCTGGTCATCCTGCTGCTCAACCTCGTGCTCGAGCGACCGTTCGTCGACTCACTGCTCTTCTCGCTCTCGCTCGCGGTCGGGCTGACCCCACAGATGCTCCCCGCGATCATCGCCGTCAGCCTGTCGGCCGGGGCGCGGCGGATGGCGCGCGATCGGGTCGTCGTACGCCGCCTCGACACCATCGAGGACTTCGGCGCGATGGACGTGCTCTGCACCGACAAGACGGGCACCCTCACGGTCGGGACGACCCGGCTGCACGCGGCGGTGGACGCCGACGGCGCGCCGAGCGACCTCGTGCTCGCCCTGGCGTCCCTCAACGCCGGGCTGCAGACCGGCTTCGTCAACCCCGTCGACGCGGCGATCGTGGAGCGGCGCCGCCCGGACCCGGACCACCGGGCGGTGGCGGAGCTGCCCTACGACTTCGAGCGCAAGCGCCTCGGCGTGCTGGTCGACGGCCCGACCGGGCGGCAGCTGGTGTGCAAGGGGGCGTACGCCTCCGTGGCCGACGCCTGCGCCGGCGTGGACCGCGCCGCGCTCGACGCCCGGTTCGCCGCGCTCAGCAGCCAGGGCTACCGGGTGCTCGGCCTGGCCCGGCGGCCGATGCCGGGGGCCGAGGACCTCCGCGCCGACGACGAGCGCGAGATGGAGTTCGTCGGCTTCCTGGCGTTCGCCGACCCGGCCAAGCCCGGTGCCGCCGACGCCCTGAGCGAGCTGCGGGAGGCCGGGATCAGCGTGCGGATGATCACCGGCGACAACCACCTCGCCGCCGCCCACATCGCCAGCCAGGTCGGGATGGACACCGCGACGGTGCTGACCGGCGACGACATCGACGCGCTGGACGACGCCCAGCTGGTCGGCCGGGTGCGCGACGTCGAGGTCTTCGCCGAGGTCGACCCGCTGCACAAGGAGCGGATCATCAAGGCTCTGCGCGACAGCGGGTCGGTGGTGGGCTACCTCGGCGACGGGATCAACGACGCGGCCGCGCTCCACCTCGCCGACGTCGGCATCTCGGTCGACACCGCGGTCGACGTGGCCAAGAGCGCCGCCTCGATCGTGCTGCTGGACAAGGACCTCGCGGTGCTCGGCCACGGCGTCCGCCTGGGGCGGCAGACCTTCGCCAACACCCTGAAGTACGTCTTCACCACCGTCAGCGCCAACTTCGGCAACGTCGCGAGCATGGTGATCGCCTCGGCGTTCCTACCCTTCCTGCCGCTGCTGCCGCGCCAGATCCTGCTGCTCAACTTCCTCTCCGACATCCCGAGCACCACCCTCGCCGTCGACCGCGTCGACCCCGAGCAGCTGGCCCGGCCCCAGCACTGGGACCTGCGCTTCGTGCGCGACTTCATGGTGGTCTTCGGACTGCTGAGCACCCTGTTCGACCTGCTGACCTTCGCGGTCCTGCTGCAGGTCTTCGACGCCGGCTCGACGCTGTTCCGCTCGGCGTGGTTCGTCGGGTCGACGCTGACCGAGCTGGCGGTGCTGATGGTGCTGCGCACCCGACGCGCCGCGTTCCGCAGCCGGCCGGGGCGCGCGCTCCTGCTCTCCTCGCTCGCCGTCGGGCTGCTGACCGTGGCCCTCCCGTTCGTGCCCGGCGTGTCGGAGGTGCTCGGCCTGGAGTCCCTGCCCATGGCCGTGGTCGGCGCGCTCCTGCTGATCACCCTCGGCTACGTCGTGGCGGCGGAGCAGCTCAAGCGCCACTTCTACCGCGCGGCGAACCGACCCCGGCCCGTGACCCCCCGCGGGCGGCACCAACGGTTGCTGCACGTCGTACGCGAGCACGGCGGGACCCGCGCGGGTGGGCGGTGA
- a CDS encoding CCA tRNA nucleotidyltransferase, whose translation MSDVALQPLTIVEIQRRVGDELDRIGSVIDELGTLFADAGEELALVGGPVRDAMIGRLQNDLDFTTSAHPDVTERLVSGWADAVWDMGRDFGTIGCRKGPWQVEITTYRSESYDASSRKPDVDFGDSLEGDLGRRDFTVNSMAVRVPSREFVDPFGGIVDLAERVLRTPGAPEDSFSDDPLRMMRAARFSAQLGFTVAPDVVEAMTAMAGRIEIISAERVRDELVKLVCAPHPRLGLTLLVDTGLASYVLPELPALALERDEHHRHKDVYEHTLTVLEQSIELEHRLGGGPDFVSRFAALMHDVGKPRTRRFEPGGVVTFHHHDVVGAKLTRKRMQALRFSNHDIDAVSRLVELHLRFHGYGSGEWTDSAVRRYVRDAGDQLERLHILTRADCTTRNQRKADRLRRTYDSLEERIARLSEEEELASIRPDLDGNQIMEVLGIGPGREVGEAYRHLLELRMDEGPMSREAAEAALRAWWAARQG comes from the coding sequence GTGTCCGACGTCGCACTGCAGCCCCTCACGATCGTCGAGATCCAGCGACGGGTCGGTGACGAGCTCGACCGGATCGGGTCGGTCATCGACGAGCTCGGCACCCTGTTCGCCGACGCCGGCGAGGAGCTGGCGCTGGTCGGCGGTCCCGTGCGTGACGCGATGATCGGTCGGCTGCAGAACGACCTCGACTTCACCACCTCCGCCCACCCCGACGTGACCGAGCGGCTCGTGTCGGGCTGGGCCGACGCGGTGTGGGACATGGGCCGCGACTTCGGCACGATCGGCTGCCGCAAGGGGCCGTGGCAGGTCGAGATCACCACCTACCGCTCGGAGAGCTACGACGCCTCCTCCCGCAAGCCCGACGTCGACTTCGGCGACTCCCTCGAGGGCGACCTCGGGCGGCGCGACTTCACCGTCAACTCGATGGCGGTGCGGGTGCCGAGCCGTGAGTTCGTCGACCCGTTCGGCGGCATCGTCGACCTCGCCGAGCGCGTGCTCCGCACGCCCGGCGCCCCCGAGGACTCCTTCTCCGACGACCCGCTGCGGATGATGCGCGCCGCGCGGTTCTCCGCCCAGCTCGGCTTCACCGTCGCGCCCGACGTCGTCGAGGCGATGACCGCGATGGCGGGCCGGATCGAGATCATCTCCGCCGAGCGGGTGCGTGACGAGCTGGTCAAGCTGGTGTGCGCCCCGCACCCCCGCCTCGGCCTCACGCTCCTCGTCGACACCGGCCTGGCGTCCTACGTCCTGCCCGAGCTGCCGGCCCTGGCCCTCGAGCGCGACGAGCACCACCGCCACAAGGACGTCTACGAGCACACCCTCACCGTGCTCGAGCAGTCGATCGAGCTCGAGCACCGCCTCGGCGGCGGCCCCGACTTCGTGTCCCGCTTCGCGGCCCTGATGCACGACGTCGGCAAGCCGCGCACCCGGCGCTTCGAGCCCGGCGGCGTGGTGACCTTCCACCACCACGACGTGGTGGGCGCCAAGCTGACCCGTAAGCGGATGCAGGCGCTGCGCTTCTCCAACCACGACATCGACGCCGTCTCACGCCTCGTCGAGCTGCACCTGCGCTTCCACGGCTACGGCTCGGGCGAGTGGACCGACAGCGCCGTGCGGCGCTACGTCCGCGACGCCGGCGACCAGCTCGAGCGGCTGCACATCCTGACCCGCGCCGACTGCACCACCCGCAACCAGCGCAAGGCCGACCGGCTGCGGCGCACGTACGACTCGCTCGAGGAGCGCATCGCGCGGCTCTCGGAGGAGGAGGAGCTGGCCTCGATCCGGCCCGACCTCGACGGTAACCAGATCATGGAGGTCCTCGGGATCGGCCCGGGCCGCGAGGTCGGCGAGGCCTACCGCCACCTCCTCGAGCTGCGGATGGACGAGGGCCCGATGTCCCGCGAGGCCGCCGAGGCGGCCCTCCGCGCGTGGTGGGCCGCCCGCCAGGGGTAG
- a CDS encoding DUF6049 family protein, with translation MPRPSSFRAALAGLLTVGIAGAGLTAPAPAAPAALSDPLVVHIDTISPVLPRRGDVEISGTVTNVSDDTFTRVNLHAFSSELPILDAANLAASATIDATEYVGERVTVPGTFDTIEELPPGATAEFSDSIPVELLATSGEPGVYWIGIHALGDGAVPRDLVADGRARTFIPRLPTGDRVQEAAVILPIRSRVWFAEDGSVAGTERWARRLAEGGSLDGVLDMAESAGTTPHSWLVDPAVLLALARLAAGNPPRDLAPDPTVPGQEPTPVEPDGEETTDPAGETGSPTDAAPTDEPTEGEAALAAAAAAWLDRFRGLVAPTPVLTLPYGDIDVSAAVRHDRTRLDQAVARAGAVMSELGIPSQPTVAPDNDVLSPEALAAVTAGTVVLLGDNAFEIPPTSPTSVVRLLGHEVVVTSTGAEAGGPGPTPANDPLALRQRLISEAALRLDSDDTGPLVVTLPTVWRGEDAASFFTDLEQRWLEVVPVDEIASRPAKGVPAASLTYTEEDLAAEIGGSVFAAVSRATAAATLLEQVLVPVTTIEATVLDEVLVSLSQQHGEQQGMARTAANRIEESLQADLGRIGIEAPPAVTLSGDSGPLGVTLVNGLDQPVEVRVQVRTDGALTLSGGGVRRLGPGARSVVRFEATTSRAGVHKVHLAVTSLEGVPLGASDELPIRAARVSALIWIVMALGGLVLFGMVGYRLPGQIRARRAQLAADQAADQAAEREQADADDPPDEPDDQRDEPAPQSPVGERS, from the coding sequence GTGCCCCGCCCGTCGTCGTTCCGTGCTGCCCTGGCGGGCCTCCTGACCGTCGGCATCGCCGGCGCCGGGCTCACCGCACCCGCTCCGGCGGCCCCCGCGGCCCTGTCGGACCCCCTCGTCGTGCACATCGACACCATCAGTCCGGTGCTGCCCCGTCGCGGTGACGTGGAGATCTCCGGCACCGTCACCAACGTCAGCGACGACACCTTCACCCGGGTCAACCTGCACGCGTTCTCCTCCGAGCTACCCATCCTCGACGCGGCCAACCTCGCCGCCTCGGCCACCATCGACGCGACCGAGTACGTCGGCGAGCGGGTGACGGTGCCCGGCACGTTCGACACCATCGAGGAGCTCCCGCCCGGAGCCACCGCCGAGTTCAGCGACTCCATCCCCGTGGAGCTCCTGGCCACCTCCGGAGAGCCCGGCGTCTACTGGATCGGCATCCACGCCCTCGGCGACGGGGCGGTGCCGCGCGACCTCGTCGCCGACGGCCGCGCCCGTACGTTCATCCCCCGCCTGCCCACCGGCGACAGGGTGCAGGAGGCGGCGGTGATCCTGCCGATCCGCAGCCGCGTCTGGTTCGCCGAGGACGGCTCCGTCGCCGGCACCGAGCGGTGGGCCCGCCGCCTCGCCGAGGGCGGCAGTCTCGACGGCGTGCTCGACATGGCCGAGTCGGCCGGCACCACGCCCCACAGCTGGCTGGTCGACCCCGCCGTGCTGCTCGCCCTCGCCCGCCTGGCGGCGGGCAACCCCCCGCGAGACCTCGCCCCCGACCCCACCGTGCCCGGCCAGGAGCCGACACCGGTCGAGCCCGACGGGGAGGAGACCACCGACCCCGCGGGCGAGACGGGGAGCCCGACCGACGCGGCGCCCACGGACGAGCCGACCGAGGGCGAGGCCGCGCTGGCCGCCGCCGCCGCGGCGTGGCTGGATCGCTTCCGGGGACTGGTTGCCCCGACCCCGGTGCTGACCCTTCCCTACGGCGACATCGACGTCTCGGCGGCGGTCCGCCACGACCGCACCCGCCTCGACCAGGCCGTCGCCCGTGCGGGCGCCGTCATGTCCGAGCTCGGGATCCCCTCCCAGCCCACGGTGGCGCCCGACAACGACGTGCTCAGCCCCGAGGCCCTCGCCGCGGTCACCGCGGGCACGGTCGTCCTGCTGGGCGACAACGCCTTCGAGATCCCACCGACCAGCCCGACCTCGGTCGTGCGGCTCCTGGGCCACGAGGTGGTCGTCACCAGCACCGGCGCCGAGGCGGGCGGCCCGGGCCCCACCCCCGCCAACGACCCCCTCGCGCTGCGGCAGCGCCTGATCAGCGAGGCGGCCCTCCGGCTGGACTCCGACGACACCGGGCCCCTGGTCGTCACCCTGCCGACGGTGTGGCGTGGCGAGGACGCGGCGTCGTTCTTCACCGACCTCGAGCAACGCTGGCTCGAGGTGGTGCCGGTCGACGAGATCGCGAGCCGCCCCGCCAAGGGTGTGCCGGCCGCCAGCCTGACCTACACCGAGGAGGACCTCGCCGCCGAGATCGGCGGCTCCGTCTTCGCCGCCGTCTCCCGGGCCACCGCGGCCGCCACCCTGCTCGAGCAGGTGCTCGTCCCCGTGACGACCATCGAGGCGACGGTGCTCGACGAGGTGCTCGTGTCGCTCTCCCAGCAGCACGGCGAGCAGCAGGGGATGGCGCGCACCGCGGCCAACCGGATCGAGGAGTCCCTGCAGGCCGACCTGGGCAGGATCGGGATCGAGGCACCGCCCGCGGTGACCCTCTCCGGCGACTCCGGCCCGCTCGGCGTCACCCTCGTCAACGGCCTCGACCAGCCGGTCGAGGTGCGGGTGCAGGTGCGCACCGACGGCGCGCTGACGCTCAGCGGCGGCGGCGTACGACGCCTCGGTCCCGGGGCGCGCAGCGTGGTGCGCTTCGAGGCCACCACGAGCCGCGCCGGTGTGCACAAGGTCCACCTGGCGGTCACCAGCCTCGAGGGCGTACCGCTCGGCGCGTCCGACGAGCTCCCCATCCGCGCGGCCCGGGTGAGCGCGCTCATCTGGATCGTCATGGCCCTCGGCGGCCTCGTGCTGTTCGGGATGGTCGGCTATCGGCTGCCGGGCCAGATCCGGGCGCGGCGCGCGCAGCTCGCGGCAGACCAAGCCGCAGACCAGGCAGCCGAGCGCGAGCAGGCCGACGCCGACGACCCACCCGACGAGCCCGACGACCAGCGGGACGAGCCCGCGCCGCAGTCCCCCGTCGGGGAGCGTTCGTGA